The Faecalibacter sp. LW9 genome has a segment encoding these proteins:
- a CDS encoding Fic family protein, with product MSNYSIPNLPLDVDVESKKVLKKLALTHKALAELNGVSETIPNQEIILNTLSLQEAKDSSAIENIITTHDELFSSDELTKQFASPAAKEVFNYAASLKYGFSLVKKHGLLTANNIIDIQGVLEESRSGFRKVPGTTLKNDQTGEVIYTPPQNHQDIVKHMNNLEAFINIPEITDLDPLVKMAIIHHQFESIHPFYDGNGRTGRIINILYLVKEDLLNLPILYLSRYINQNKAQYYQLLQQTRDTGEWEDWIMFILEAIEKTSMQTTTIIKGIKQLMQKYKVIIRENEPKIYSQDLVNNLFKHPYTKIEFLVDDLKIARQTASRHLDKLIDLDLVHKQRIGKENFYINKALYEFLYEAPQIHNLKNL from the coding sequence ATGAGTAATTATAGCATACCAAACTTACCTTTAGATGTAGATGTGGAATCTAAAAAGGTCTTGAAAAAGTTAGCTTTAACTCATAAAGCTTTAGCTGAGTTAAATGGTGTTTCAGAAACAATTCCTAATCAAGAGATTATCCTTAACACTTTATCTTTACAAGAAGCTAAGGATAGTTCGGCTATTGAAAATATTATTACCACACATGATGAATTATTTAGTAGTGACGAGTTAACAAAACAGTTTGCTAGTCCTGCGGCTAAAGAAGTATTTAATTATGCTGCATCTCTTAAATATGGATTTAGCTTAGTTAAAAAACATGGGCTTCTTACTGCTAATAATATTATTGATATTCAAGGTGTTTTAGAAGAATCTCGCTCTGGTTTTAGAAAAGTTCCTGGAACAACACTTAAAAATGATCAAACTGGTGAAGTGATATATACTCCTCCTCAAAACCATCAAGATATTGTGAAACACATGAATAATCTTGAAGCATTTATTAATATCCCAGAAATCACAGATTTAGATCCTTTGGTTAAAATGGCAATTATTCACCATCAATTTGAGAGTATACATCCTTTCTATGATGGTAATGGAAGAACTGGTCGTATTATTAATATCCTATATTTAGTAAAAGAAGATTTATTGAACTTGCCTATTTTATATTTAAGCCGTTATATCAACCAAAATAAAGCGCAATATTATCAATTACTACAACAGACTAGAGATACTGGTGAGTGGGAAGATTGGATTATGTTTATCTTAGAAGCTATTGAAAAAACTTCTATGCAGACAACTACAATAATTAAAGGAATTAAACAATTAATGCAAAAATATAAGGTAATTATTAGGGAAAATGAACCTAAAATTTACTCTCAAGATTTAGTAAACAATTTGTTTAAACATCCTTATACTAAAATAGAATTTTTAGTGGATGATTTAAAAATAGCACGACAAACAGCTTCTAGACATTTAGATAAATTAATAGATTTAGATCTTGTACATAAACAAAGAATAGGCAAAGAAAATTTTTATATCAATAAAGCGCTATATGAATTTTTATATGAAGCTCCTCAAATTCATAATTTAAAAAATTTGTAA
- a CDS encoding DUF6602 domain-containing protein, whose protein sequence is MSKQYVYNNFLNNISKKFLKNFDEISAIYNFDNGDEFEIALCKSLRSILPQQYGICRGSIFTIDGDFVGDDIIIFDQYHFPTLRLLEDNSFAQKQQIPFEAVFAYIEAKNTIILEGEGGNTLHKAWSQCKAVKDLKRKEEKYSKYSINNIPFLTPLPHWPTIGNPIYTAIFSRGIRKKANSPIMTLDELPYRQLISKIQELEQNKQPDLIVADYNTLLIPAINQQIESPFFIDGKSQLCASISEELAYGIGLSYMFYAFDNIRLGKIYWPKIISDGMNVPLENEK, encoded by the coding sequence ATGTCAAAACAATACGTATACAACAACTTTCTAAATAATATAAGCAAAAAATTTCTTAAAAATTTTGATGAAATATCTGCGATATATAATTTTGATAATGGAGATGAATTCGAAATTGCTTTATGCAAATCTTTAAGATCAATATTACCACAACAATATGGAATTTGTAGAGGTAGTATTTTTACAATTGATGGAGATTTTGTTGGTGACGATATTATAATTTTTGACCAGTATCATTTTCCTACATTAAGATTATTAGAAGATAATTCCTTCGCACAAAAACAGCAAATTCCCTTTGAGGCTGTATTTGCATACATTGAAGCAAAAAATACGATTATATTAGAAGGTGAAGGTGGTAATACACTTCATAAAGCTTGGAGCCAATGTAAAGCAGTCAAAGATTTAAAGAGGAAAGAAGAAAAATATTCTAAATATTCCATTAATAATATACCTTTTCTAACACCATTACCACATTGGCCAACAATTGGAAATCCTATTTATACGGCAATATTTTCTCGTGGAATCAGAAAAAAGGCAAATAGTCCTATAATGACCTTAGATGAACTTCCTTATAGACAGTTGATATCTAAAATACAAGAGTTAGAACAAAATAAACAGCCTGATTTAATAGTTGCAGACTATAACACTCTATTAATTCCTGCTATAAATCAACAAATAGAGTCACCATTTTTCATAGATGGTAAATCTCAACTTTGTGCAAGTATTTCTGAAGAACTTGCATATGGAATTGGTTTATCATATATGTTCTATGCTTTTGATAATATTAGGCTAGGTAAAATTTATTGGCCTAAAATAATTAGTGACGGAATGAATGTACCACTTGAAAATGAAAAATAA
- a CDS encoding DEAD/DEAH box helicase — protein sequence MYTLLDFQEKAVNALQNHVIEALEIATPQTPVLLKAPTGAGKTVMAAALLERIVDQAHLHPGLDNNMAFIWFAPNTLHVQSYDSLNQLYEEQRRLNCLNLNELSANPVLNPGDLLFANWSSLSSATNIWRKENESNTNLESLIDNTRQNDTKILLIIDEAHLSAFTGAQAKAVRELIAADVEILITATPSGEQLTKAQDRLVNVSRKEVIEQELIKKSVRLNIGLNPDEQNGENVHIHLLRKAFEKKAELQKLYNEELGEGVVNPLILIQLPSDKSSLSDEDKTIREVIEGLLNMEYNISTANGRLAIWLSGEKDKDGLEEMNGLQDVLIFKQAIAQGWDCPRAAILVSYRNVQSPDFGIQTVGRILRMPHRKHYTNDDLNHGYVFTNIQTNQIKFVPSDADYFDKLLATRQDDKGWIYTNLKTAQMINDRKTSATLTSAFQTIFFNIMESKYGVKQLPELDLFTPRESDDADVIALKEKNTNLMREKGWEFDISSHQIKIPTDIKVDPYQVNAIAINSENSKDFAITSEEFRQYFDRFCYDSITLLIKEKSWRKMRETLINFAEYYLQAFEFDARKIYLFPQNKALILDDIRVALEEFNKYQHEQEVVNRRVEYSDWSIPKERFYSEKHTREEVANHALTPFYELNVASNPEKLFKDFLIQNEDKIEYWYKNGDSGREHFAVDYIDIAGVKRLFFVDFIIRTKDGRIGLFDTKSLKSDIADVNKHNALRRWMNENGTEYFGGVLIPVEQANVWKFYYSEFDLEENKYIESITGFTDLRF from the coding sequence ATGTACACTTTATTAGATTTTCAAGAAAAAGCAGTAAATGCATTACAAAATCATGTAATAGAAGCGTTAGAAATTGCTACGCCACAAACACCTGTATTATTAAAAGCTCCTACAGGAGCAGGTAAAACGGTAATGGCTGCTGCTTTACTAGAACGTATTGTAGACCAAGCACATTTACATCCTGGTTTAGATAATAATATGGCGTTTATATGGTTTGCACCAAATACGTTACACGTACAAAGTTATGATTCTTTAAATCAATTGTACGAAGAACAAAGACGCTTAAATTGTTTAAATTTGAACGAGCTTTCAGCAAATCCTGTACTAAATCCAGGTGATTTGTTGTTTGCCAATTGGAGCAGTTTAAGTTCTGCTACCAATATTTGGCGTAAAGAAAATGAATCCAATACTAATTTAGAATCGTTAATAGATAATACTCGTCAAAATGATACAAAGATTTTATTAATCATAGACGAAGCTCATTTGAGTGCATTCACTGGTGCTCAAGCAAAAGCAGTACGTGAGTTGATTGCAGCAGATGTAGAAATCTTAATTACAGCCACCCCAAGTGGCGAACAATTAACAAAAGCACAAGATCGTTTAGTAAACGTTTCTCGTAAGGAGGTTATCGAACAAGAATTAATCAAAAAATCGGTTCGTTTAAATATTGGATTAAATCCTGACGAACAGAATGGCGAAAATGTTCACATCCATTTATTACGCAAAGCTTTTGAGAAAAAAGCAGAGTTACAAAAATTATATAACGAAGAGTTAGGCGAAGGAGTTGTTAACCCTTTAATCCTAATTCAATTACCTTCAGATAAATCTTCCTTATCCGATGAGGATAAGACAATCCGTGAAGTGATAGAAGGATTGTTAAACATGGAATACAACATTTCTACAGCTAACGGTCGCTTAGCCATTTGGTTATCAGGCGAAAAAGATAAAGACGGTTTAGAAGAAATGAATGGTTTACAAGATGTTTTAATCTTTAAGCAAGCCATTGCTCAAGGTTGGGACTGTCCTCGTGCTGCTATTTTAGTAAGTTATCGTAATGTACAATCTCCTGATTTTGGTATTCAAACAGTCGGTCGTATTTTGCGTATGCCACATCGTAAGCATTACACAAACGATGATTTAAACCATGGCTATGTGTTCACCAACATCCAAACCAATCAAATAAAATTTGTGCCTTCAGATGCTGATTATTTTGATAAATTATTAGCCACAAGACAAGATGATAAAGGTTGGATATATACCAACTTGAAAACGGCTCAGATGATTAATGACCGTAAAACGTCAGCTACGTTAACTTCTGCTTTTCAAACCATTTTCTTTAATATCATGGAGTCAAAGTATGGAGTAAAACAATTACCTGAGTTGGATTTATTCACACCTCGTGAAAGTGATGATGCAGATGTTATTGCTTTAAAAGAAAAGAATACAAATTTGATGCGTGAAAAGGGATGGGAATTTGATATTAGTTCCCACCAAATCAAAATACCAACTGATATAAAGGTAGATCCGTATCAAGTGAATGCTATTGCAATCAATTCAGAAAACTCAAAAGATTTTGCCATCACAAGCGAAGAGTTTAGACAATATTTTGATCGTTTCTGCTACGACAGTATTACTTTATTAATTAAAGAAAAATCATGGCGTAAAATGCGTGAAACATTAATCAATTTTGCAGAGTATTATTTACAAGCATTTGAATTTGATGCGCGAAAAATTTATTTATTTCCTCAAAACAAAGCATTGATACTGGATGATATCCGTGTGGCATTAGAAGAATTTAATAAATACCAGCACGAACAAGAGGTAGTGAATCGTCGTGTAGAATATTCAGATTGGTCCATTCCAAAAGAACGTTTTTATTCAGAAAAGCATACACGAGAAGAAGTTGCCAATCATGCGTTAACACCTTTCTACGAATTAAATGTTGCTTCAAATCCTGAAAAGTTATTCAAAGACTTTCTTATTCAGAATGAAGATAAAATTGAGTATTGGTATAAGAATGGTGATAGTGGTCGTGAACATTTTGCCGTCGATTATATAGATATAGCAGGTGTAAAACGTTTGTTTTTTGTAGATTTTATTATTAGAACAAAAGATGGTCGTATCGGATTATTTGATACCAAATCACTGAAATCAGATATTGCAGATGTAAATAAACACAATGCATTACGCCGTTGGATGAATGAAAATGGTACCGAATATTTTGGTGGTGTTTTAATTCCTGTAGAACAAGCGAATGTATGGAAGTTCTATTATTCTGAATTTGATTTAGAGGAAAATAAGTACATTGAATCAATTACAGGGTTCACAGATTTAAGATTTTAA
- a CDS encoding site-specific DNA-methyltransferase: MNKQDLIKKIKDLTDISNDEKAYLIELVNTKKKYGLVWEDKPEDVEEQLRSMLPVFKEVKDRAIISENTDAPNHILIEGDNLHALTALSYTHEGKVDVIYIDPPYNTGKENEFRYNDKWILKDDPFKHSTWLAFISKRLKIAKQLLANDGVFICHIDENEFDALNLLLETEVFTTNDFLGVIVWNKLNPKGEVTGVATMHEYVLIYAKNKDQFKNLENILTRSKPNASKILNKAKQLFNKIGKQQIPETIKEVIKPFNYTKEQLKDFEVLYDLQLVNTEFQAWLSKQDFSGGEKAYKFIDENGDVYRGVSMAAPDKPETRSHRPLIHPITGKPCPVPSKGWRNPDITMDNLLSKKLILFGTDETKQPERKYLLKENMYEVTPSIYNNGSSDENLMKDLKLKFPYPKVTSASMYFLNNIHPNPKIILDFFAGSGTTLHATMALNAEDGGNRQCILVTNNENKIAEEVTYERNKRVIQGYTNAKGEQVEGLTNNNLRYYQADFVPSERTELNRRLLTARSTELLCIKENCFIEKTKDFGINEKQAKLFTNDLGKYMVVVYHIRNQEEVIEQLSSVISGLERSEKVKVYAFSPEKEIIEDDFYKVADKITAVPLPDSIYNAYRATFRTLKLDKKEAVSSTTNQEA; encoded by the coding sequence ATGAATAAACAAGACTTAATAAAGAAAATCAAAGATTTAACAGATATATCCAACGACGAAAAAGCGTATTTAATTGAATTGGTTAACACCAAAAAGAAATACGGTTTAGTATGGGAAGACAAACCAGAAGATGTAGAAGAACAATTGCGTAGCATGTTACCTGTTTTTAAAGAGGTAAAAGATCGTGCAATAATTTCAGAAAATACAGATGCACCCAACCATATCTTAATTGAAGGCGACAACTTACATGCGCTAACTGCTCTTTCGTATACACACGAAGGGAAAGTAGATGTCATTTATATAGATCCTCCGTATAATACAGGTAAAGAGAATGAATTTCGATATAATGACAAGTGGATTCTTAAAGATGATCCTTTTAAACACTCTACTTGGTTAGCATTTATTTCTAAAAGATTAAAAATTGCTAAACAATTATTAGCAAATGATGGTGTGTTTATTTGTCATATTGATGAAAATGAGTTTGATGCATTAAACTTATTGTTAGAAACAGAGGTTTTTACAACAAATGATTTTCTTGGAGTAATAGTTTGGAATAAATTAAATCCTAAAGGTGAAGTTACAGGTGTGGCTACAATGCATGAGTACGTTTTGATTTATGCTAAAAATAAAGACCAATTTAAAAATCTTGAAAATATACTCACTAGATCAAAACCGAATGCATCTAAAATATTAAATAAAGCAAAACAATTGTTTAATAAAATTGGAAAGCAACAAATTCCTGAAACTATTAAAGAGGTTATTAAACCATTTAACTATACCAAAGAGCAATTAAAAGATTTTGAAGTGCTTTATGACTTGCAATTAGTTAATACTGAATTTCAAGCTTGGTTATCTAAACAAGATTTTTCTGGTGGAGAAAAAGCTTATAAATTTATAGATGAAAATGGAGATGTATATCGTGGGGTTTCGATGGCAGCACCAGATAAACCAGAGACAAGATCTCATAGACCATTGATACATCCAATTACTGGAAAGCCTTGTCCTGTGCCTAGTAAAGGTTGGAGAAATCCTGACATAACAATGGATAATCTATTAAGTAAAAAATTAATACTTTTTGGAACTGACGAAACAAAGCAACCAGAGAGAAAATATTTACTAAAGGAAAATATGTATGAAGTAACTCCTTCTATTTATAACAATGGATCATCAGATGAAAACTTAATGAAAGACCTTAAGTTAAAATTTCCATATCCAAAGGTTACATCTGCTTCAATGTATTTTTTGAATAATATTCATCCTAATCCAAAAATTATCCTTGATTTCTTCGCTGGTTCAGGTACAACATTACACGCAACTATGGCATTAAATGCAGAAGATGGTGGAAATCGCCAATGCATTTTAGTAACTAATAACGAGAATAAAATTGCAGAAGAAGTGACTTATGAGCGTAACAAACGTGTCATCCAAGGCTATACCAATGCCAAAGGAGAACAGGTAGAAGGTTTAACAAATAATAATTTACGATATTACCAAGCTGATTTTGTACCGAGCGAACGTACAGAATTGAATCGTCGTTTACTTACAGCTCGTTCTACCGAATTGTTATGCATCAAAGAAAATTGTTTCATCGAAAAAACCAAAGATTTTGGTATCAATGAGAAACAAGCCAAACTTTTCACCAATGATCTAGGTAAATACATGGTAGTGGTTTATCATATACGCAATCAAGAGGAAGTGATCGAACAATTATCAAGCGTTATTAGTGGTTTAGAAAGGTCTGAAAAAGTAAAGGTATATGCGTTTAGTCCTGAAAAAGAAATCATAGAAGATGACTTTTACAAAGTTGCCGATAAAATCACTGCGGTTCCTTTGCCAGATAGTATTTACAATGCCTATCGTGCAACTTTCCGTACCTTAAAATTAGACAAAAAAGAGGCTGTTTCATCAACTACTAACCAAGAAGCTTAA
- a CDS encoding DUF4062 domain-containing protein has protein sequence MAKPKVFISSTFYDLRHIRIDLERFIRDLGYDTIMNEFGNIPYGKDEHLEHYCYKEIDNADILVSIIGGRYGSESKYDKYSISQMEFKSAYDLNKQVYIFIEKGVYNEYQFYLKNKENPNVNYTFVDNIKIHQFIESIEVLPNNNTIHSFETSNDITTFLKEQWAGLFQRFLKEQTRQKEINIIKGIENTAKTLNQLVTFLTEEKRGSENAINEILLSNHPAMEQIKELLKIPYRVYFTNKEEFYDLIKARGYRINLENFEFDKFEEWTLEKNSKIFKLTIDTDIFNSENKLKIFTKEEWNNDFIKLHIEDIDDDLPF, from the coding sequence ATGGCAAAACCTAAAGTTTTTATAAGCTCTACTTTTTATGATTTAAGACATATAAGAATAGATTTAGAAAGATTTATTCGTGATTTAGGATATGACACAATAATGAATGAATTTGGAAATATTCCATATGGAAAAGATGAGCATCTAGAACATTACTGTTATAAAGAAATTGATAATGCCGATATTTTAGTTTCAATAATTGGAGGAAGATATGGTTCTGAAAGTAAGTACGACAAATATTCTATATCACAAATGGAATTCAAAAGTGCTTATGATTTAAACAAACAGGTTTATATATTTATTGAAAAAGGAGTATATAATGAATACCAATTTTACTTAAAGAATAAAGAAAATCCAAACGTAAATTACACATTTGTTGACAATATCAAAATACATCAATTCATTGAAAGTATCGAAGTACTACCTAATAATAACACTATCCATTCATTCGAAACTTCTAATGATATAACTACATTTCTAAAAGAACAATGGGCTGGGCTTTTTCAGAGGTTTTTAAAAGAACAAACTAGACAAAAAGAAATTAACATTATTAAAGGGATTGAAAACACTGCTAAAACATTAAACCAACTTGTTACATTCTTAACTGAAGAAAAGAGAGGATCAGAAAATGCTATTAATGAAATTTTATTAAGTAATCATCCTGCGATGGAACAAATTAAAGAATTACTAAAAATTCCATATAGAGTATATTTTACGAATAAAGAAGAATTCTATGATTTGATAAAAGCACGTGGATATAGAATAAATCTTGAAAATTTTGAATTTGATAAATTTGAGGAATGGACATTAGAAAAAAATTCTAAAATATTTAAATTAACAATTGATACTGATATTTTTAATTCAGAAAATAAATTAAAAATATTTACTAAAGAAGAATGGAATAATGATTTTATTAAACTTCATATTGAAGATATAGATGATGACTTGCCATTTTAA
- a CDS encoding DUF4209 domain-containing protein gives MTLISNQIPDNLFSNKLYIQIYNSSFENEELKNLLHLLKCELNDENLKQLIDKQEFQYPLYEINNIEIIARINDIKFIKNESNKIDSLKLAVENYLEVYKITNETKYFIRALQLVNKVKNIFKDDLPKYENEIIDVFFNSKSSFERLKLIENLQSLINSEYQRDKLINYSLEKIKKNNDDFKFSDSLNYIDILKIIKYYTAIECKINKALCLEKDADYENSNKESNTYYPNVLTKYKNALREVKGIVKANDIKLRLESKIKIEQKLYIEMLNHCGISYSNDSTIKNIIKSLSINDFSSAFSSLITFPIIRKDDVQKASKTQTSFVGQYFQYFVHLTNKGTVAGIANEQQFYENKIRDYSRGIVINVIREIKSLMDINHQEISKDVIAMMILKCESIFIPEERVGFFIEGIYQGFLNNYSLAAHILVPQIENSLKHIIELNERSITKTSNGIENDNSLGGILDTEDPNKMLNGICDDDLINELNSFLVNGNSTNFRNRLCHGLLTEFEADYYGIYIWWLTLKMIKQTDQFFKLQ, from the coding sequence ATGACACTAATTTCCAATCAAATCCCTGATAATCTGTTTTCAAATAAATTATATATTCAGATTTATAATTCTTCATTTGAGAATGAAGAATTAAAAAATCTATTACATCTATTAAAATGTGAATTAAATGATGAAAATTTAAAACAATTAATAGACAAACAAGAGTTTCAATACCCACTATATGAAATAAATAATATTGAAATAATTGCGAGAATTAATGATATTAAATTTATTAAAAATGAATCTAATAAAATTGATTCTTTAAAATTAGCAGTTGAGAATTATCTTGAAGTTTATAAAATCACGAATGAAACAAAATATTTTATAAGAGCTTTACAGCTAGTTAATAAAGTAAAGAATATTTTTAAAGATGATTTACCTAAATATGAAAATGAAATTATAGATGTATTCTTCAATTCAAAGTCATCATTCGAACGGTTAAAACTTATAGAAAACTTACAAAGTTTAATAAATAGTGAGTATCAACGAGATAAATTAATAAATTATTCCCTGGAAAAAATAAAAAAGAATAATGATGATTTTAAATTTTCAGATAGTTTAAATTATATTGATATTTTAAAAATAATAAAATACTACACTGCAATTGAATGTAAAATAAACAAGGCTTTGTGTTTAGAAAAAGATGCAGATTATGAAAATTCAAATAAGGAATCGAATACATATTATCCTAATGTTTTAACGAAATATAAAAATGCTCTAAGAGAGGTTAAAGGTATTGTTAAAGCAAATGATATAAAATTAAGATTAGAAAGTAAAATTAAAATTGAACAAAAATTATATATAGAAATGCTTAATCATTGTGGAATTTCTTACAGTAATGATTCCACTATTAAAAATATAATTAAGAGTTTGTCAATTAATGATTTTTCAAGTGCATTTAGTAGTCTTATTACTTTTCCAATTATTCGTAAAGACGATGTTCAAAAAGCAAGTAAAACACAAACCTCTTTTGTAGGTCAATATTTTCAATATTTTGTACATCTTACAAATAAAGGAACCGTTGCTGGTATTGCTAACGAGCAACAATTTTATGAAAATAAAATTAGAGACTATAGTAGGGGTATAGTAATAAATGTTATTAGAGAAATTAAATCTTTAATGGATATTAATCATCAAGAAATTTCTAAAGATGTAATTGCTATGATGATTTTAAAATGTGAAAGTATTTTTATTCCAGAAGAAAGAGTAGGATTCTTTATTGAAGGAATTTATCAAGGTTTTCTAAACAATTATTCTTTAGCTGCACATATTTTAGTTCCTCAAATTGAGAATAGTTTGAAACATATAATTGAGTTAAATGAACGTAGTATTACTAAAACCTCAAATGGTATCGAAAATGATAATTCTCTTGGTGGAATTTTAGATACTGAAGATCCTAATAAAATGCTTAATGGAATTTGTGATGATGATTTAATTAATGAACTAAATAGTTTTTTAGTTAATGGAAATAGTACAAATTTCAGGAATCGTCTTTGCCACGGGTTATTAACTGAATTTGAGGCAGATTATTACGGCATTTATATATGGTGGTTAACTTTAAAAATGATAAAACAAACTGATCAATTTTTTAAGTTACAATAA
- a CDS encoding DNA modification system-associated small protein: MDKGLDAMFIHYGIRREDMAIIKNICEANDIDFDWFKDEILKEYHEIKMKNQETEEITIQKIIEKALKNK, from the coding sequence ATGGATAAAGGATTAGACGCAATGTTTATACACTACGGTATTCGTAGAGAAGACATGGCTATTATAAAAAATATTTGTGAAGCGAACGATATTGATTTTGATTGGTTTAAAGATGAAATTCTTAAGGAGTATCATGAAATAAAAATGAAAAATCAAGAAACTGAAGAGATTACAATACAAAAAATTATAGAGAAAGCATTAAAAAATAAGTAA